In Dromaius novaehollandiae isolate bDroNov1 chromosome 2, bDroNov1.hap1, whole genome shotgun sequence, one DNA window encodes the following:
- the FAM8A1 gene encoding protein FAM8A1, which produces MAESGAEPGPGRPVAGAAAATNSERSDGGAGGEAAAASSPSCSSSSSPAAVGGEGGEAKALSAAEYARRVHQWLWDSYCGYLSWQSCLPALLAAATAAGPSYAAGPGRAAPPPPPSSSAPPGPAPPAAAAYYSPFYLFAPAAAHTATAGPPPRATAAPAWQAAAGRLAPPPRAASSSAAGTGGAPREAARPAGREFIIPSLAHRFIAEMVDFFILFFIKATIVLSIMHLSGIKDISKFAMHYIIEEIDEDTSMEDLQKMMIVALIYRLLVCFYEIICIWGAGGATPGKFLLGLRVVTCDTSVLIAPSRVLVIPSSNVSMTTSTIRALIKNFSIASFFPAFITLLFFQHNRTAYDIVAGTIVVRRNGIR; this is translated from the exons ATGGCGGAGTCCGGCGCGGAACCGGGCCCGGGCCGGCCCGTGGCTGGGGCGGCAGCGGCAACAAACAGCGAGCGGAGCGACGGCGGCGCGGGAGGGGAGGCCGCGGCTGCGTCGTCGCCCTCTTGCTCTTCGTCCTCCTcccccgcggccgttggcggcgagGGCGGGGAGGCGAAGGCGCTGAGCGCGGCGGAGTACGCGCGGCGCGTGCACCAGTGGCTCTGGGACTCCTACTGCGGCTAcctgagctggcagagctgcctgcccgccctgctcgccgccgccaccgccgccgggccTTCGTAcgccgcgggccccggccgcgctgccccgccgccgcctccctcctcctctgcccctcccggccccgcgccgccggcggccgccgcctaCTACAGCCCCTTCTACCTCTTCGCTCCGGCGGCAGCGCATACGGCCaccgccgggccgccgccccgcgccacCGCGGCCCCCGCCTGGCAGGCAGCGGCGGGCAGGTTGGCCCCGCCGCCCAGGGCCGCCTCCAGCAGCGCCGCCGGCACCGGCGGTGCCCCCcgcgaggcggcgcggccggcag GTCGAGAGTTCATTATCCCTTCATTGGCACACAGATTTATAGCAGAGATGGtggatttttttattctgttctttatAAAGGCAACCATTGTTTTAAGTATTATGCATCTCAGTGGAATAAA GGACATCTCTAAATTTGCTATGCATTACATAATAGAAGAAATAGATGAAGATACATCCATGGAAGATCTTCAGAAAATGATGATCGTAGCTCTTATCTACAGATTGTTAGTCTGCTTCTATGAG aTTATCTGTATCTGGGGAGCAGGTGGAGCAACCCCAGGGAAATTTTTACTTGGACTACGAGTTGTGACATGTGATACATCTGTACTTATTGCACCAAGCCGTGTATTAGTGATTCCGTCCTCTAATGTCAGTATGACAAC GTCTACAATACGAGCTTTGATCAAGAATTTTTCTATTGCTTCGTTTTTCCCTGCATTTATCACACTGCTGTTTTTTCAGCATAACAGAACAGCCTATGATATTGTAGCAGGAACTATTGTGGTAAGAAGAAATGGCATCAGATGA
- the LOC112996979 gene encoding nuclear pore complex protein Nup153-like — protein sequence MPALTLPAVTDSSATVTSSSSGTDAMVTPGFGDKFKKPKGSWDCTVCLVSNKAEDSKCIACQSEKPGSSVPVTSSSVSAFSASSGGLLDLDKLKKPEGSWDREACLVQNKAEATKCVACENAKPGTKAELKGFGTAPVSSNAAMPSFTFGVQSSSSDSVRTLSSPRSFTFSEQGGFKFGIAFESASSNTGTGGFKFASSSGDFKFGVSSSDSKSEDSKKEEKNNSFTFGLPSTSSQAPSAFQFGTGSLGQQEKKEEPVLGGFSFGTSSTASIAPTENKTGVSGFSFGTTAEKEVASASFAFKKSDEKKDETPSTKAGFSFSNVESAPASQFVLGRTEEKQDSVTSVAPLVFGKKADNEEPKAQPIFSFGKSEHTKEESTAKATFNFSFIKPSEKETEQAKPAFAFGAQTSTSGKQDIFCLHSSVYASNNTSEATDVIDDKMDVWHLMH from the exons ATGCCTGCTCTGACACTGCCAGCGGTCACGGACAGCTCGGCGACAGTTACTTCCTCCTCCAGCGGCACGGATGCAATGGTCACCCCAGGGTTTGGAGACAAATTTAAGAAGCCCAAAGGCTCCTGGGACTGTACGGTGTGCCTTGTGTCAAATAAGGCAGAAGACAGCAAATGCATAGCCTGCCAGTCTGAGAAACCAG GGAGTTCAGTGCCTGTGACCAGTAGCAGcgtttctgccttttctgcttcttctgGAGGATTGCTGGATTTAGACAAACTCAAGAAGCCTGAAGGAAGCTGGGATCGTGAGGCCTGCTTGgtccaaaacaaagcagaagccACAAAATGTGTAGCCTGTGAAAATGCAAAGCCAGGCACCAAAGCAGAGCTCAAAG GGTTCGGTACTGCTCCTGTGTCCTCAAATGCTGCAATGCCATCATTCACATTCGGTGTTCAGTCATCGTCCTCTGACTCTGTTCGTACATTAAGTAGCCCGAGAAGTTTTACATTTAGCGAACAAGGGGGCTTCAAGTTTGGTATTGCATTTGAATCTGCATCCTCCAACACTGGGACTGGGGGTTTTAAGTTTGCTAGCAGTTCAGGGGACTTCAAATTTGGAGTTTCTTCCTCAGACTCCAAATCAGAAGAcagtaaaaaagaagagaaaaacaacagtTTTACCTTTGGACTTCCATCTACAAGTAGTCAGGCtccttcagcatttcagtttgggacagggagcctggggcagcaggaaaagaaagaggaaccAGTCTTGGGAGGCTTCAGTTTTGGCACAAGTTCTACTGCTTCCATAGCTCCCACTGAGAATAAGACAGGAGTCAGTGGCTTCAGTTTTGGAACCACGGCAGAAAAGGAGGTTGCGTCAGCTTCTTTTGCATTTAAGAAATCTGATGAGAAAAAGGATGAAACTCCTTCCACAAAGGCAGGCTTCTCTTTCAGCAATGTGGAGTCTGCACCTGCCTCACAGTTTGTTTTGGGAAGGACAGAAGAGAAACAGGACTCTGTCACCTCAGTTGCTCCATTAGTGTTTGGAAAGAAAGCTGACAACGAAGAGCCAAAGGCACAGCCGATCTTTTCATTTGGGAAGTCTGAGCATACCAAAGAAGAGAGCACAGCAAAAGCTACGTTCAATTTTAGTTTCATAAAACCATCAGAGAAGGAAACTGAGCAGGCAAAGCCAGCTTTTGCATTTGGGGCACAAACCAGTACTTCAGGTAAACAGGACATCTTTTGTCTGCACTCGTCTGTGTATGCATCAAACAATACCTCTGAAGCCACAGATGTCATAGATGACAAAATGGATGTATGGCATTTGATGCATTAA